One Polaribacter sp. KT25b DNA segment encodes these proteins:
- a CDS encoding dipeptidase produces the protein MNTIQSYIKDNKKRFLNELIELLKIPSISADSAYKKDVLITADFVLESLKKAGCDNVELCETPGYPIIYGEKIIDKNLPTVLVYGHYDVQPADPIDLWTSPPFEPVIKKTDIHPEGAIFARGACDDKGQMFMHVKALEYMTSTGNLPCNVKFMIEGEEEVGSESLAWFVPRNKEKLTNDVILISDTGMIANDIPSITTGLRGLSYVEVEVTGPNRDLHSGLYGGAVANPINILTKMIASLHDENNHITIPGFYDKVEELSSEERAEMAKAPFNLEKYKDALKVDAVYGEKGYSTNERNSIRPTLDINGIWGGYTGQGAKTVIASKAFAKISMRLVPNQDWREITELFKNHFENIAPKSVKIIVKPHHGGQGYVTPINTIAYQAASKAYETSFGKTPIPQRSGGSIPIVALFEQELKSKTILMGFGLDSDAIHSPNEHFGVWNYLKGIETIPYFYKYFTELSK, from the coding sequence ATGAATACAATTCAATCTTATATAAAAGACAACAAAAAAAGGTTCTTAAATGAACTAATTGAGTTGCTTAAAATTCCATCTATAAGTGCAGACTCTGCTTATAAAAAAGATGTTTTAATAACTGCTGATTTTGTTTTAGAAAGCCTAAAAAAAGCAGGATGTGATAACGTTGAACTTTGCGAAACTCCAGGTTACCCAATTATTTACGGAGAAAAAATAATCGATAAAAACTTACCAACAGTTTTAGTTTATGGCCATTATGATGTTCAACCAGCAGATCCTATCGACCTTTGGACTTCTCCACCTTTTGAACCTGTTATCAAAAAAACAGATATTCATCCTGAAGGCGCCATTTTTGCACGTGGAGCTTGTGACGATAAAGGGCAAATGTTTATGCATGTTAAAGCATTAGAATACATGACATCAACAGGAAATTTACCTTGTAACGTAAAATTTATGATTGAAGGAGAAGAAGAAGTTGGCTCTGAAAGTTTGGCTTGGTTTGTTCCGAGAAATAAAGAAAAACTAACAAATGATGTAATTTTAATTTCTGATACAGGAATGATTGCAAACGATATTCCTTCAATTACAACAGGCTTACGTGGTTTAAGTTATGTAGAAGTAGAAGTTACAGGGCCAAATAGAGATTTACATTCTGGGCTTTATGGAGGTGCAGTTGCAAATCCTATTAATATTTTAACAAAAATGATTGCTTCTTTACATGATGAAAATAATCATATTACAATTCCTGGTTTTTATGATAAAGTTGAAGAATTATCATCCGAAGAAAGAGCAGAAATGGCAAAAGCTCCTTTTAATTTAGAAAAGTATAAAGACGCTTTAAAAGTTGATGCCGTTTATGGTGAAAAAGGATATTCTACTAACGAACGTAATTCTATTCGCCCAACTTTAGATATAAATGGAATTTGGGGAGGTTACACTGGCCAAGGTGCAAAAACAGTAATTGCAAGCAAAGCTTTTGCAAAAATATCTATGCGTTTAGTACCAAATCAAGATTGGAGAGAAATTACAGAATTATTTAAAAATCATTTTGAAAATATTGCTCCAAAATCCGTGAAAATTATTGTAAAACCTCATCATGGCGGTCAAGGTTATGTTACACCAATTAATACGATTGCATACCAAGCTGCAAGTAAAGCGTACGAAACTAGCTTTGGTAAAACTCCAATTCCGCAAAGAAGTGGAGGAAGTATCCCAATTGTTGCTTTGTTTGAACAAGAATTAAAAAGCAAAACTATTTTAATGGGGTTTGGTTTAGATTCTGATGCAATTCACTCACCAAATGAACATTTTGGCGTTTGGAATTACCTAAAAGGGATTGAAACAATTCCGTATTTTTATAAATATTTCACAGAATTATCAAAATAA
- a CDS encoding OmpA family protein encodes MKKIILGAFLFCSTIIVNAQEQEYNKWSIDLGGGVTRIINPLSDGYRSNSFDPGQANFGVRYMFNEKFGLRLGVGYNEFKEGSGSLPYKANYYRTNLEGVVNAGNLFKFSSWTKKFNFLFHAGFGLSNLNTITPIDNSESIFNIMIGFTPQYKLSNRVSLFLDFSTIMHDNQDITFDGAANTRNADNITASIFNTSIGVSVSLGKKKENADFLPDEEVYVNNELSEIKERLDKAETEISDLKVRKADINKEELIYELDTRYLLKGESNSKYASKVTSSNVDFIRELLNSGYINVYFNTNKTTIQEGSLNSVNYLKQFMIDNPTVSAQLIGFADETGNADQNLQLSENRAKSVFEILVAAGINANRLSFSGGGVDASVKEKARQFARKVTFKIK; translated from the coding sequence ATGAAAAAAATTATTTTAGGAGCTTTTTTATTTTGCTCTACTATTATAGTAAACGCACAAGAACAAGAGTATAATAAATGGTCTATAGATTTAGGCGGTGGTGTAACAAGGATTATTAATCCACTTTCTGATGGATATAGATCTAACTCATTCGACCCAGGACAAGCAAACTTTGGTGTTAGATATATGTTTAACGAAAAATTTGGTTTACGTTTAGGTGTTGGATATAATGAATTTAAAGAAGGTAGCGGAAGTTTACCATACAAAGCTAATTATTACAGAACGAACTTAGAAGGTGTTGTAAATGCTGGAAATCTTTTTAAATTTAGTAGCTGGACAAAAAAATTCAATTTTTTATTTCATGCTGGTTTTGGTCTTTCTAATTTAAACACAATAACACCAATCGATAATAGTGAATCTATTTTTAATATTATGATAGGTTTTACTCCACAATATAAATTATCAAATCGTGTTTCTCTATTTTTAGATTTTTCTACAATAATGCACGATAATCAAGATATTACTTTTGATGGAGCAGCAAATACACGTAATGCAGACAATATAACTGCAAGTATATTTAACACTTCTATAGGTGTAAGTGTTTCATTAGGTAAAAAGAAAGAAAATGCAGATTTTCTTCCAGATGAAGAAGTGTACGTGAATAATGAATTATCAGAAATTAAAGAACGCTTGGATAAAGCTGAAACAGAAATTTCTGATTTAAAAGTTAGAAAAGCAGATATAAATAAAGAAGAGTTAATTTATGAATTAGACACAAGATATCTTTTAAAAGGTGAATCTAACTCTAAATATGCTAGTAAAGTTACTTCATCTAATGTAGATTTTATTAGAGAATTATTAAACAGCGGATATATAAATGTATATTTTAACACTAACAAAACAACTATTCAAGAAGGTTCTTTAAATTCTGTGAATTATTTAAAACAATTTATGATTGATAACCCAACAGTTAGCGCTCAATTAATTGGTTTTGCTGATGAAACCGGTAATGCAGATCAAAATTTACAGCTTTCTGAAAACAGAGCTAAAAGTGTATTTGAAATTTTAGTTGCGGCGGGTATAAATGCAAATAGACTTTCTTTTTCTGGCGGAGGTGTAGATGCAAGTGTTAAAGAAAAAGCTAGACAATTTGCAAGAAAAGTTACTTTTAAAATTAAATAA
- a CDS encoding thioesterase family protein: MSYQVTFATKWSDFDPNRHMRHTAYNEYAAEVRVRYFKEQNFSIDEFTKLNIGPILFTEETSFRKEIHIGENISVNIKISGLSKNNERWKIVHEVFNEAGKLSAVIKVYGAWIDLNTRKLTTPPKEAQDIFLNVDKTDDFEVIQLKK; encoded by the coding sequence ATGAGTTATCAAGTAACATTTGCCACAAAATGGTCTGATTTTGACCCAAACAGACACATGCGTCATACAGCATATAATGAATATGCAGCAGAAGTAAGAGTTCGTTATTTTAAAGAACAAAACTTTTCTATTGATGAATTTACCAAACTTAATATTGGCCCTATTTTATTTACAGAAGAAACATCTTTTAGAAAAGAAATTCATATTGGAGAAAATATTTCTGTAAACATTAAAATATCTGGACTTTCTAAAAACAATGAACGTTGGAAAATTGTGCATGAAGTTTTTAATGAAGCTGGAAAATTATCTGCAGTTATAAAAGTATATGGAGCTTGGATTGATTTAAATACAAGAAAATTAACGACGCCTCCAAAAGAAGCTCAAGATATATTTTTAAATGTTGATAAAACGGATGATTTTGAGGTAATTCAGCTTAAAAAATAA
- a CDS encoding DPP IV N-terminal domain-containing protein: MKTNYLKFIAFLCFYLFITSCSKTKEQKEFTIAEYEAAAAQMDRSLYNLVYNEVTGTNFINNSSFIYATKTKKGKKFILVDATSKTKKEAFNHEKLAEILSKELEKEIKANDLPIYSLSFSDDLKTLHFSAYRQKFSYNLKKNSLSKEALSLKRTSRNEHISPNGKLAAYIDNYNLWVRDLETNKKTQLTFDGIQDYGYATNNAGWTKSDGAVLKWSPNSDKIATFQQDARGVGMMYLTSTNVGHQKLEAWKHPLPGDKIIFTIERVIIHVGNKPKTVRLKMDKDYQRGTTTDHIADWNNELLDAQWNNEGTKFAFVSGSRDHKIAHLQIADANSGVVESIHKEKVDTFYESGVNAENWKVLFDSNEFIWYSEKSNWGHIYLYDLTTKELKNQITTGNWIVKEIINIDKNNRQIYFKAGGKEEGNPYHNYYYKVNFDGSNLTNLTPSKGTHTATFSDDYTTLVDTYSTTKTPPISVLRNGNGEKIIDLESADISELKAKNWQEPVEFSVKARDKKTDLYGLLFLPSNYDESNKYPVLNYIYPGPQSGSVGNYGFRAVWRDFQAVAELGFVVVAVDAMGTPMRSKSFHDAYYGNMGDNGLPDNITAIKQLSEKYKGMDIERVGIWGHSGGGFASTRAVFEYPDFYDVAVSGSGNHDNRNYEADWGEKWQGLLVDGSLEGNGDGTTNYDNQANQLIAKNLKGKLLITHGSVDDNVPPSNTMLVVEALIKANKDFDMILFPNKRHGYGDMTNYMTRKRWDYFVTHLLNAKPPKEFQIK; this comes from the coding sequence ATGAAAACAAACTATTTAAAATTTATTGCATTTTTATGCTTCTATTTATTTATTACTTCTTGCTCTAAAACAAAAGAACAAAAAGAGTTTACAATTGCAGAATATGAAGCTGCAGCAGCCCAAATGGATAGAAGTTTATACAATTTAGTCTACAATGAGGTTACTGGAACTAACTTTATAAATAACAGTAGTTTTATTTATGCAACAAAAACTAAAAAAGGCAAAAAATTTATTTTAGTTGATGCAACTTCAAAAACTAAAAAAGAGGCTTTTAATCATGAAAAATTAGCCGAAATTTTATCAAAAGAATTAGAGAAAGAAATTAAAGCAAACGATTTACCAATTTACAGTTTATCTTTTTCTGATGACCTAAAAACACTTCATTTTTCTGCTTATCGACAAAAATTTAGTTATAATCTAAAGAAAAATTCACTATCAAAAGAAGCATTAAGTTTAAAAAGAACTTCGAGAAATGAGCATATTTCTCCTAATGGAAAATTGGCTGCTTATATAGATAATTATAACCTTTGGGTTCGTGATTTAGAAACCAATAAAAAAACACAACTTACTTTTGATGGAATTCAAGATTATGGCTACGCAACAAATAATGCTGGCTGGACAAAAAGTGATGGAGCTGTTTTAAAATGGTCTCCAAATTCTGATAAAATTGCCACGTTTCAACAAGATGCAAGAGGTGTTGGTATGATGTATTTAACTTCTACAAATGTTGGCCATCAAAAATTAGAAGCTTGGAAACATCCGCTGCCAGGCGATAAAATTATTTTCACAATCGAAAGAGTAATTATTCATGTGGGAAATAAACCTAAAACGGTTCGTTTAAAAATGGATAAAGATTATCAAAGAGGAACTACTACAGATCATATTGCTGATTGGAATAACGAATTATTAGACGCACAATGGAATAACGAAGGAACAAAATTTGCGTTTGTTTCTGGCTCTAGAGATCATAAAATAGCACACTTACAAATAGCTGATGCTAATTCTGGAGTTGTTGAATCGATTCATAAAGAAAAAGTAGACACTTTTTATGAATCTGGTGTTAATGCAGAAAATTGGAAAGTTTTATTTGATTCGAATGAGTTTATTTGGTATTCAGAAAAAAGTAATTGGGGTCATATTTATTTATATGATTTAACAACAAAAGAATTAAAAAATCAAATTACTACAGGAAATTGGATTGTAAAAGAAATTATTAATATAGATAAAAATAATAGGCAAATCTATTTTAAAGCTGGTGGAAAAGAAGAAGGAAATCCGTATCACAATTATTATTACAAAGTAAATTTTGATGGCTCGAATCTTACAAATTTAACACCATCCAAAGGAACACATACTGCTACTTTTTCTGATGATTATACTACTTTAGTTGATACGTATTCTACAACAAAAACCCCTCCAATATCAGTTTTAAGAAATGGAAATGGAGAAAAAATAATTGATTTAGAATCCGCAGATATTTCTGAATTAAAAGCAAAAAACTGGCAAGAACCCGTTGAGTTTTCTGTAAAAGCACGTGATAAAAAAACAGATTTATATGGCCTGCTATTTTTACCAAGTAATTATGATGAAAGCAACAAATATCCTGTTTTAAATTATATTTATCCAGGTCCACAATCTGGTTCGGTTGGTAATTATGGTTTTAGAGCTGTTTGGAGAGATTTCCAAGCAGTTGCAGAACTTGGTTTTGTTGTAGTTGCTGTTGATGCGATGGGAACACCAATGAGATCTAAATCTTTTCATGATGCCTATTATGGGAATATGGGTGATAATGGTTTACCAGATAATATAACTGCGATTAAACAATTATCAGAAAAATATAAAGGAATGGATATTGAAAGGGTTGGAATTTGGGGTCATTCTGGTGGAGGATTTGCCTCAACAAGAGCGGTTTTTGAATATCCAGATTTTTACGATGTTGCTGTTTCTGGATCAGGAAATCATGATAATAGAAATTATGAAGCAGATTGGGGAGAAAAATGGCAAGGTCTTTTAGTGGATGGAAGTTTAGAAGGTAATGGAGACGGAACTACAAATTACGACAATCAAGCAAATCAATTAATTGCCAAAAATTTAAAAGGTAAATTATTAATTACACATGGTTCTGTAGATGATAATGTGCCGCCATCTAACACAATGTTAGTTGTAGAAGCTTTGATAAAAGCAAACAAAGATTTTGACATGATTTTATTTCCAAATAAAAGACATGGTTATGGAGATATGACAAATTATATGACGCGTAAACGCTGGGATTATTTTGTAACTCATCTTTTAAATGCAAAACCACCAAAAGAATTTCAAATTAAATAA
- a CDS encoding BlaI/MecI/CopY family transcriptional regulator, with protein MQLSKTEEQLMQYLWKRKKAFLKDLLEDFPEPKPATTTVATLLKRITDKGFINYKLFGKSREYYPIVKKTDYFSKHVNGLIKNFFNDSASQFASFFTKETNLSTEELEELKKVIDSQIKKQQL; from the coding sequence ATGCAATTATCTAAGACCGAAGAACAATTAATGCAGTATTTATGGAAACGCAAAAAAGCATTTTTAAAAGATTTATTAGAAGATTTTCCAGAACCAAAACCAGCAACAACAACGGTAGCGACTTTGTTAAAAAGAATTACTGATAAAGGTTTTATTAACTATAAATTGTTTGGAAAATCAAGAGAATATTATCCAATAGTTAAAAAAACAGATTATTTTTCTAAACATGTAAATGGTTTAATTAAAAATTTCTTTAACGATTCTGCTAGTCAGTTTGCATCTTTCTTTACCAAAGAAACCAACCTTTCTACCGAAGAATTAGAAGAATTAAAAAAAGTGATTGATTCTCAAATTAAAAAGCAACAATTATGA
- a CDS encoding peptidylprolyl isomerase has product MKKIVLLASIVLLSSCATVKFKDKWLKEKAPNTFTARFETTQGNFDIVARRLWSPKGVDRLYQMIKKDYYTDVAIFRVVPNFVAQFGIHNDSLINKSWQKGIEDEPVLAKNDSMSISFARGGVNTRSNQIFINLKNNNRLDTLTYSGVTGFPVIAKVISGKENVLKFYNGYGDKLGYKQDSIAKFGNKYLREKFPKVDYIIKAYILK; this is encoded by the coding sequence ATGAAAAAAATAGTTCTATTAGCAAGTATTGTTTTATTAAGTTCTTGCGCTACGGTTAAGTTTAAAGATAAATGGTTAAAAGAAAAAGCACCAAACACTTTTACAGCAAGATTTGAAACTACACAAGGTAATTTTGATATTGTTGCCAGAAGACTTTGGTCTCCAAAAGGTGTGGATAGATTATATCAAATGATAAAAAAGGATTATTATACTGATGTTGCCATTTTTAGAGTTGTGCCTAATTTTGTTGCTCAATTTGGAATTCATAATGATTCTTTAATCAATAAAAGTTGGCAAAAAGGAATTGAAGATGAACCTGTTTTAGCTAAAAATGATTCGATGTCTATTTCATTTGCTAGAGGAGGAGTTAATACAAGATCTAATCAAATATTTATCAATTTAAAAAATAATAATAGATTAGATACGCTAACTTATTCTGGTGTTACAGGTTTTCCTGTAATAGCAAAAGTAATTTCTGGTAAAGAAAATGTGTTAAAATTTTATAATGGTTATGGAGATAAATTAGGTTACAAACAAGATTCTATTGCTAAGTTTGGAAACAAGTACTTAAGAGAAAAATTTCCAAAAGTAGATTATATTATAAAAGCTTATATTCTAAAATAA
- a CDS encoding M1 family metallopeptidase, translated as MKNGFYILISFVIFSSINTFSQGLLSEKNNFTKQDTLRGSITPERVWWDLTYYHLDITVDPDKKFISGKNTIKYKVLNENKTMQIDLQAPLKITKVTQDGKVLTVIHDGNAHFVKLVKNQNIGKIESIVVYYEGNPKEAKNAPWDGGFSWKKDKKGNHFVATSCQGLGASVWWPCKDHMYDEVDSMRISVTVPSNLMDVSNGRLESIEDHGTTKTYNWFVDNPINNYGVNVNIGNYTHFSEVFYGENGNLDMDYYVLKGRLEKAKNHFKDAPKMMKAFEHWFGPYPFYKDGYKLVEVPYLGMEHQSSVTYGNQYKKGYLGRDLSGTGWGLKFDFIIIHESGHEWFANNITNKDIADMWIHESFTNYSESLFVEYYYGKKASSEYIIGLRKSIANKKPIIGKYNVNNEGSGDMYNKGGNMLHTLRQLVDNDEKWRSILRKMNKTFYHQTVTTVQIENFLSTETGIDLSAFFNQYLRDIRIPILEYKIENKTLKYRWTNTVSNFKMPLKVTIDSKETWIYPRENWESLDLKTINNNFKIDDNFYIFTKNKL; from the coding sequence ATGAAAAATGGTTTTTACATTCTAATAAGTTTTGTAATATTCAGTTCAATTAACACCTTTTCTCAAGGCTTATTAAGCGAGAAAAACAATTTTACCAAACAAGACACCTTAAGAGGTTCTATTACTCCAGAAAGAGTTTGGTGGGATTTAACTTATTACCATTTAGATATTACAGTTGATCCTGATAAAAAATTCATTTCAGGAAAAAACACCATCAAATACAAAGTTTTAAATGAGAACAAAACAATGCAAATTGATTTACAAGCGCCACTTAAAATAACAAAAGTAACACAAGATGGTAAAGTATTGACAGTAATACACGACGGAAATGCTCATTTTGTAAAACTTGTAAAAAATCAAAATATAGGCAAAATAGAGTCTATTGTTGTCTATTATGAAGGAAATCCAAAAGAAGCAAAAAACGCTCCTTGGGATGGAGGTTTTTCATGGAAAAAAGATAAAAAAGGCAATCATTTTGTAGCAACTTCTTGTCAAGGTTTAGGCGCTAGTGTTTGGTGGCCGTGTAAAGATCATATGTACGACGAAGTTGATAGCATGCGAATTAGCGTTACAGTTCCTAGTAATTTAATGGATGTTTCTAATGGACGTTTAGAAAGTATAGAAGATCATGGAACTACAAAAACTTACAATTGGTTTGTAGATAATCCTATCAATAATTATGGCGTAAATGTAAATATTGGCAATTACACTCATTTTTCTGAAGTTTTTTATGGTGAAAATGGAAATTTAGACATGGATTATTATGTGCTAAAAGGTAGATTAGAAAAAGCTAAAAACCATTTTAAAGACGCTCCAAAAATGATGAAAGCTTTCGAACATTGGTTTGGACCTTACCCTTTTTATAAAGATGGTTATAAATTGGTAGAAGTACCTTATTTAGGTATGGAACATCAAAGTTCGGTTACCTATGGAAATCAATATAAAAAAGGATATTTAGGACGTGATTTATCTGGAACTGGTTGGGGGCTAAAATTCGATTTTATTATAATTCACGAATCTGGACATGAATGGTTTGCAAACAATATTACCAATAAAGATATTGCAGATATGTGGATTCATGAGAGCTTTACTAATTACTCAGAAAGTCTTTTTGTTGAATATTATTATGGCAAAAAAGCCTCCTCTGAATATATAATTGGCCTTAGAAAATCTATTGCTAACAAAAAACCAATTATTGGCAAATACAATGTAAACAACGAAGGTTCTGGAGACATGTACAACAAAGGAGGAAACATGTTGCATACTTTAAGACAACTAGTTGATAATGACGAAAAATGGCGCTCTATTTTAAGAAAAATGAATAAAACATTTTACCATCAAACAGTTACAACAGTTCAAATTGAAAATTTTTTAAGCACTGAAACTGGCATTGATTTATCTGCATTTTTTAATCAATATTTAAGAGATATTAGAATACCAATCTTAGAATATAAAATTGAAAATAAAACACTAAAATATCGCTGGACAAACACTGTTTCTAACTTTAAAATGCCTTTAAAGGTTACTATTGACAGTAAAGAAACATGGATTTATCCTAGAGAGAATTGGGAATCTTTAGATTTAAAAACCATAAATAACAATTTTAAGATTGATGATAACTTTTATATTTTTACTAAAAATAAATTATAA
- a CDS encoding carboxy terminal-processing peptidase, producing MKTKFKFNTILLVITLLINSFVINASEKNNFSDPDPDKDKVLIYVLKNILTRGHFVAKELNDDFSELVYNSFIDGLDPSKRYFTQEDLKEFSQYKYEIDNQLLRDDLTFYNLVYNRFLDEMKKAKSYYAALLSQPFDFDEDETIEIDYEKIPFAKNNNELIDYWRKQLKLQTLGRIEEQTELQENKVKKDSSFKVKSFATLEKEAREEVLKNMDELYVRIEELENDDWFSTFLNSVVGAFDPHTTYMSPNIKEKFDQDISGKLEGIGARLQKKGIYTHVFELVPGGPASKQGDLEPEDIILKVAQGDEEPIDIVRMRLDDAIKFIKGKKGTEVRLTVKKKLDNSIKVISIIRDVVELDETYVKSSIVEKNGKKFAIIDLPSFYIDFSDDAYRDSAKDMEQEIERLKGEGVTGLIVDLRNNGGGSLKTAIEISGLFIDQGPIVQVKYRGDNPVVKEDIDPKTQWEGSVVVLVNEFSASASEIFAAAMQDYKRAVILGGNQTYGKGTVQNVLPINQFYPKYETDLGYLKMTIQKFYRVNGGSTQIEGVYSDIAMPSRYSYMKFGERDLEGALAWDKVPQAKYTQSNSYSNFADVVYNSKQRIASSENFQLVNEYAKWLKKNQDETSYSLNYKKFYEESEVKEVEAKKFKSVFDYKSDFTFSSPKYEQDLLKIDNSLADKRVAWHKNLSKDMYVSEALNVLSELKLRDKSTIIKN from the coding sequence ATGAAAACGAAATTTAAGTTTAACACAATACTTTTAGTAATTACCTTATTAATAAATAGTTTTGTGATAAATGCATCAGAAAAAAACAACTTTTCTGACCCAGATCCAGACAAGGATAAAGTATTAATTTATGTGTTAAAAAATATTTTAACACGTGGCCATTTTGTTGCAAAAGAATTAAATGATGATTTTTCTGAATTAGTATACAATTCTTTTATTGATGGTTTAGATCCAAGTAAACGTTATTTTACACAAGAAGATTTAAAAGAATTTTCTCAATACAAATATGAAATAGATAATCAATTATTAAGAGATGATTTAACTTTTTACAACTTAGTTTATAATCGTTTTTTAGACGAAATGAAAAAAGCAAAATCATATTATGCTGCTTTATTGAGTCAGCCTTTTGATTTTGACGAAGACGAAACCATAGAAATTGATTATGAAAAAATTCCGTTTGCTAAAAACAATAATGAATTAATAGATTATTGGAGAAAACAATTAAAATTACAAACTTTAGGCAGAATAGAAGAACAAACAGAACTTCAAGAAAATAAAGTAAAAAAAGACAGTAGTTTTAAAGTAAAATCTTTTGCAACTTTAGAAAAAGAAGCAAGAGAAGAAGTTTTAAAAAACATGGACGAATTATATGTAAGAATCGAAGAATTAGAAAACGATGATTGGTTTTCTACTTTTTTAAACTCGGTTGTTGGCGCTTTTGATCCTCATACAACCTATATGTCTCCAAATATTAAAGAAAAATTTGATCAAGATATATCTGGTAAATTAGAAGGAATTGGTGCTCGTTTACAAAAAAAAGGAATTTACACACATGTTTTTGAATTGGTTCCCGGTGGACCTGCATCAAAACAAGGAGATTTAGAACCAGAAGATATTATCTTAAAAGTTGCGCAAGGAGACGAAGAACCTATAGACATTGTTCGTATGCGTTTAGATGATGCCATTAAATTTATTAAAGGAAAAAAAGGAACAGAAGTTAGATTAACTGTTAAGAAAAAACTAGATAATTCTATAAAAGTAATTTCTATAATTAGAGATGTTGTTGAGCTAGATGAAACGTACGTAAAATCTAGTATTGTAGAAAAAAATGGCAAAAAATTTGCAATTATAGATTTACCAAGTTTTTATATTGATTTTTCTGATGATGCTTACAGAGATTCTGCAAAAGATATGGAGCAAGAAATTGAAAGATTAAAAGGAGAAGGCGTTACAGGTTTAATTGTAGATTTAAGAAATAATGGTGGTGGCTCTTTAAAAACAGCTATTGAAATATCAGGATTATTTATAGATCAAGGTCCAATTGTACAAGTAAAATATAGAGGAGATAACCCTGTTGTTAAAGAAGATATCGACCCTAAAACACAATGGGAAGGTTCTGTTGTTGTTTTGGTAAATGAATTTTCTGCATCTGCATCAGAAATATTTGCTGCAGCAATGCAAGATTATAAAAGAGCTGTAATTTTAGGTGGAAACCAAACTTATGGAAAAGGAACAGTACAAAATGTATTGCCAATTAATCAGTTTTATCCAAAATACGAAACAGATTTAGGATATTTAAAAATGACGATTCAAAAATTCTATAGAGTTAATGGTGGTTCAACTCAAATAGAAGGTGTTTATTCTGATATTGCAATGCCAAGCAGATATAGCTATATGAAGTTTGGTGAGCGCGATTTAGAAGGAGCTTTAGCTTGGGATAAAGTGCCACAAGCAAAATATACACAATCAAATTCTTATTCTAATTTTGCTGATGTAGTTTATAACAGCAAACAAAGAATTGCTTCAAGCGAAAACTTTCAACTCGTAAATGAGTATGCAAAATGGTTAAAGAAAAATCAAGATGAAACTTCGTATTCTTTAAATTATAAAAAGTTTTATGAAGAAAGTGAAGTAAAAGAAGTAGAAGCTAAAAAGTTTAAATCTGTTTTCGATTACAAATCAGATTTTACTTTTTCATCGCCAAAATATGAACAAGATTTATTAAAAATAGATAACAGTCTAGCTGATAAAAGAGTTGCTTGGCATAAAAATTTATCAAAAGACATGTATGTTTCTGAAGCTTTAAACGTTTTAAGTGAATTAAAATTGAGAGATAAATCTACCATCATAAAAAACTAA